The segment GGGCGTCAGGCTCGCCCAGGCGGGAATATAGGCGGGGCGCGGCGTCAGGCCTGTGTTGCCCGGAATGACGCCCATCCGTTTTTCCCGCGCCAGGGTTTCGGTCCTGACCTGGTCCCAGCCCTGGTCGAACATCCCCTTGAACCTGGCGATCCAGTCGGCGGGGGCCTGATGCGGAGCGTGCGCCGAGCCGGGGGCAAGGTAGATGAAGAAGGGTTTGTCCGCATCGGCTGCCTGCTGGTTGTGAATCCAGTCTAGCGCATCGTCGACCAGCATCTTGTCCAGCAGCTCGTCCTTCGCGCCGTGGACCGGCGTGGTGCCACGATAGAGGGTCGGCGAGAACTGGTTGGTCTGCCCGCCGACGAAGCCGTAGAAATATTCAAAGCCCAGCCCGGTCGGCCACTGGTCGAACGGCCCGGCGCGCGAGGTCGCGCCTGGCTGGATATTATGATGCTTGCCGAACATCGCCGTGTTGTAGCCGTTCAGGCGCAGCGTTTCGGCCACCGTCGCCGCGCTTTTGGGGATCACGCCGTTATAGCCGGGGAAGCCCATGGCGAAATCGGTGATCGCGCCCGTGCCGACCACATGGGAATTCCGCCCGGTCAGCAGTGCCGCGCGCGTGGGCGAACACATGGCGGTGGTGTGGAAGCGATTATATTTGAGCCCGCCCGACGCCAGCCTGTCCAGATTGGGTGTCGGGATCGGCCCGCCGAAGGTCGACGCCGCGCCAAAGCCGACGTCGTCGGTCAGCACCAGCAGCACGTTGGGCGCGCCCGCCGGGGCCTTCACCGTCTCGGCAGCGGCGGGAACGGACTCAGCGGCGGTCGGACCGATCTTGCCCGCGAAGGGTTGCAACGGCCTGGGCAGAATGACTTCGCCGCCCGGGGCCGCGCTGCCCTGAACGGGAACCCCGACGCAAACCAGGCCAATCAACGCCGTCGGCACGAACCATTGCCGTGAACCCAAACTGTGCCGCATTCGCCTCTCCATATTATCGCTTTGCCCCTTCAGCTTTTATTGGGGGGGCGGTTATGCTCTTGTCGGGTCGATCAGCACCTTGCACTGGCCGGTGGCCGTGCGCAGCGCCTCGAATGTCTCGGGCAGCTGCGCAAAACCGACCGTCTGCGTGTGCATCGGCGTAACCTTCGCCTCTCCGCGCGCGATCAGATCGATCACCTGCTCGAAATCCCTTTCGGTATAGCATTGGGCGAACTGGATGCTGACTTCCTTGCTGAAACCGACCAGCGGGGTAATGCTGTCCTCACCGAAACACACGCCGGCCACCACCACCCGGCCACGGACGCCCGCCAGCTGTATGGCCTGCTGGATGAGGCCAGGAATGCCGACGCATTCGAACACAACATGCGGGGAGCTGCCGGTCAACGCGCGGAAACGGGTGGCGACATCTTCCGCCTTTGGATCGATCGTCGCCGTCGCGCCCAGTTCCGTCGCCAGCGTCCGGCGGGTCACGGCGGGTTCGCTGACGACGACATGCGCCGCCCCCGCCAGCCGGGCGAACAGCGTGACCGCCGCGCCGATCGGCCCAGCGCCGATTACTAGGACCCCTTCGCCCTTCTTGATCGCTCCCATTTCGACCGCGTGATACGCGACCGCGAGCGGCTCGATCATGCCCCCTTCGTCGATCGAAACTCCGCTCGGCAACCGCTGGAGCATCGACGCGCGAGCAACGACGAACTCCGCATAGGCGCCAGGTCTGTTCGCCTGCGTGCCAGTGAACTGCACTTGCGAACAGAGCGCGGGCAAGTCCATGTCGCAAGCATCGCAATGACAGCAGGCGTGGATCGGCAGCGCCGTCACCCGGTCACCAACCCGCCAGTCGCCTTTGACCTCGCGACCGAGAGCGACGATCTCGCCCGCGAATTCATGCCCCAGCACGGTGCCCGTCGCTACCGCGCCGTACTGAGTGATATGGAGGTCGGAGCCGCAGATGCCAGCGCGCCCTACCCCAATGATAACCTCATCCGCTTCGGGCGTGGGATCGGCCATCGACCCCACCAAAAGCGGTTTCCCCATTTCCTGAAAGAAGGCAGCGCGCATGATCTCACTCCTCTATCTTAGCGCTGATACCCGACGCGCGATCACAGACCGCCATCAGCGGAAGTGCCACGAAATTGACGTAGTTTGTGTCGGCGGAGGCAAGGAGCAACATCCCGTCGCGGTCTCATCGGGGGGAGTCACAACGCGCATAGGATTCGATTTCTGCGCGGGTCTGCTTGCCGCTTTCGGTCGCCTCGCACCGGGTGAGCAGAACTTGGTGGCGGCGCTGCCGTGTCGGTAGGATTGATACCGACCGGAAGAACAGCGCCCGTGAAGCCTTGCTCGTTCACCCTCGCAGCGATCAGTTCGTCCGTCGCCACGTCTCGCGAGGCGGAAATGACGTTGCTACCCTCACATGCGAATTTGACGATGATGCCGCAGCCAATCTCATCACTGCCACCGGTCGCTATGACCGCCTTGCCCTTCAAGCCGCAATCCATCTGAGTATTCCCTTCAGAATTTCATGCTGATATCGACGCCCATGCTGCGGGGCTCGCCGAACATTGCCGCCGCGACATCGCCGAGCGCGAAATGGTTACGGTAATAGTTCACGTTGGTAAGGTTACGCCCCCACACCGCCACCCGCAGACCTTCGACGCCCAGCACATTGGTCAGACCCAGACGGGCGCCGAGCAGACCATAGGCATGTGTGATGATCTTGGGATCGCTGGCGACGCCGAAATATTTATCCTGCCACGCATAGTTGACGTTCGCCTCAACAATGCCGACAGACGTTTCTGGAGACTTGTAATCGGCACCTAGCGTGAAGCTGTTCTTGGGAGCATGCTGGAAATTGAAATTTGACGTTATGTCGTTACCACCCAGATCGACGACCTTCTTATATTTCGGGTTCGTGTATCCGTAGCTGCCGCTTATGGTCATCCCGTCGAACAGAAGCGCCATCAGATCAGCTTCGAAGCCCTGCGTTACAGCACTACCAGCATTGATGATATCGAAGATACGCGGGTTGAATGGATCGAAGACGTTGGTTTGGATATCCTTATACTTGCTATGATAGGCTGCGACGTTGAACCGAATGCGGCGATCGAAAAATTCTGATTTGAAGCCAGCTTCGTAAGACATCAGCGATTCAGGCTTGAATCCTGCTGCAAATGTCGCGGGTGTGCTAGCGGTCGGGTTGAACCCACCGGTACGGTAGCCCCGCGTGATTTTCGCGTAAACATTGGCGTCCTGATTGACGTCGAACTGGATCGTACCCGTGGGACTGAAGTCGTTGAATCCCTTTTTACCGCTGCCTTCCAGCACGAGCACGGTCGCACCGCCCGGCGGCGTGCGTGTCGACAGGACGGTTGCCTCCCGTTCATCGCGTGACCAGCGGGCGCCGACCGTGATGTGCAGCCGTTCGTCCATGAAACGAGGCGTCCAAGTCGCCTGGCCGAAGACCGCATAGGCCGTGTTCTCCCATGTCGAGTGCCGGGGATTGTAACCGCTTGGCATCAGGGAATTGTCGTCACCGAAACCGGATTCTCTGAAATAATAGAGGCCGCCGACATATTTGACGCTGTCATCGAATAAGTCGCCGATCAACTGCAACTCTTCACTGAACTGCTCCTGATTGGTCGAATTGGTATTTGAAAATGGCAGAAACGCTCGAACCGGACCGGGGTTATAAACCTGATTTGTATTGTCGTTCAGCCGCCGGTAACCGGTGATGGACTTGATCGTCAGGCTGGAATTGATGTCATAGATCAACGTCAGATTATGCCCCTGCACCTGCGTGTTGCCGGGTCGCAGGACGAAGAGGCCGGAGCTTGCAGTGCGAGACAGCGTTCCTTCGGCGGGGTAGAGCGGCACCGACTGGCTGAAGGTCGATGTGTCGTCGATCCATGACGAGTCGTAAGTGTAGCGCGCCTCGAAGGCGTCGGTCGGCTGCCACCGCAGCGCGGCCCGAACAGCCTCGCGGTCAACATCGCCGAAACGACCCTCGCCAGGACCTAGATTCCTGACAAATCCGTCCTTCTTCACGCGTAGATAGGTAAGTTCGGCGGCAGCCGTTTCGCCGAACGGGATGTTTATCGAGCTGCGCGAGCGGAACTCGCTAAAGCTGCCGAAACTTAGGCTCTGCTGGGCGCTAAAGTCACCGAGCTGCGGCGCCTTTGAGATGAAATTGATGGCACCGGCGGTCGCGTTTCGGCCATAGAGCGTGCCCTGCGGACCACGCAGCACTTCGATCCGCTCCAGTTCAGCCAACTCATTGGCTAGCCCTTGCCCCTTGGCGACATATACGCCGTCCACATAGACTGCGACGGGGTTATCACGTGTCTGGGTCGCCGCCGGTTCACCGATGCCACGAATAGTGACTCGCAGCGTCGTACCCGTGTTTGGATGCGGGGAAACCTGCATATTTGGCACCGCAGAGCTTAGGTCCGCGAGCGAAACGACACGCTTCGCTTCCAGAGCTCCGACATCCAGCGCCGAGATCGAGATCGGCGTATCCTGTAGCGATTCAGCGCGCTTTTGCGCCGTCACGACGATATCGGCCAGACCGCGGCTGTCGCCGTCCGCCTCTTGCGCGGCCAAGTCGGCGGATTGCGCGAGCGCCGGCGCCTGAAACGCAGCCGTCACCATCAGAGTCATCAGAAACCGCTTCATATCACCCCCTCCTCAGGATTTTTTTCCTCCGCCCAGTGTCTACGCTTGGGTCGGACGCTTAGTGACCATGCCGCTGATCCTATAAAGCGTGATCTCCTCCAGCATCCCCAATTATGATTATTCAAATTTTTATAAATTTCCGAAATTTTCTGATGAACGTATTATTAAATCTATCTTTTCATATCATTTGTAATGATCAGAAACTTCTATTTGTTTGTGAGTTACAAATATTGATCGCATGATCGATGATGAGACCCAATTTGCCGCGGAGGACAAACGCACATGGCGAGCGATTTCCAGCTTAATGACGACGAACGAGCGCGCCTTGAGGAGATTGCAAAATCGCCGCATTCTCCGCCGTCACTCGCGCAGCGATCGAAGATCATCTTGGCCTCGGCGCTTTCCAATGCGTCCGCCATAGACATTGCCCAACAGCACGGCGTGTCACCGGCAACCGTCCGCCGGTGGCGGCGGCAATTTTCAATTCTCGGATCGGAGGGCCTGGCCGATGCGCAACGATCCGGCGCGCGCCGCCAGATCAGCGATGCCATGCGGGCGAGAATAGCCGAGCTCCATGCCGCCGGGCGCGATACGCGTCGGATCGCGCGGAACATCGGAGTTAGCCAAAGCTCTGTCTCCCGTATCCTCCGACAGATGAAACCCGCCGTCGGTGCGAATACAGAGGCTCCCGCGCCGGACATCAGCGCACTAATACGGGAATTATTCGAGAGCCTTGCCGACACCACGCCGTTGGCCAGATTCCTCAAATCTCTCCAAAATAAAACAAATTCATTTTATTGCGGACTACTTGTTTTTTCCAATAAAAGCATGAAACCCAGCTTCATACTAGCCGATGGTCAACCATTGGAAGGTGAATTGCCGTATATTGAAAAATATTATAAGAAAGAATTACTATTATCACTTCCAGAAGGAAAAGT is part of the Sphingomonas sp. C3-2 genome and harbors:
- a CDS encoding zinc-binding dehydrogenase, coding for MRAAFFQEMGKPLLVGSMADPTPEADEVIIGVGRAGICGSDLHITQYGAVATGTVLGHEFAGEIVALGREVKGDWRVGDRVTALPIHACCHCDACDMDLPALCSQVQFTGTQANRPGAYAEFVVARASMLQRLPSGVSIDEGGMIEPLAVAYHAVEMGAIKKGEGVLVIGAGPIGAAVTLFARLAGAAHVVVSEPAVTRRTLATELGATATIDPKAEDVATRFRALTGSSPHVVFECVGIPGLIQQAIQLAGVRGRVVVAGVCFGEDSITPLVGFSKEVSIQFAQCYTERDFEQVIDLIARGEAKVTPMHTQTVGFAQLPETFEALRTATGQCKVLIDPTRA
- a CDS encoding TonB-dependent receptor — its product is MKRFLMTLMVTAAFQAPALAQSADLAAQEADGDSRGLADIVVTAQKRAESLQDTPISISALDVGALEAKRVVSLADLSSAVPNMQVSPHPNTGTTLRVTIRGIGEPAATQTRDNPVAVYVDGVYVAKGQGLANELAELERIEVLRGPQGTLYGRNATAGAINFISKAPQLGDFSAQQSLSFGSFSEFRSRSSINIPFGETAAAELTYLRVKKDGFVRNLGPGEGRFGDVDREAVRAALRWQPTDAFEARYTYDSSWIDDTSTFSQSVPLYPAEGTLSRTASSGLFVLRPGNTQVQGHNLTLIYDINSSLTIKSITGYRRLNDNTNQVYNPGPVRAFLPFSNTNSTNQEQFSEELQLIGDLFDDSVKYVGGLYYFRESGFGDDNSLMPSGYNPRHSTWENTAYAVFGQATWTPRFMDERLHITVGARWSRDEREATVLSTRTPPGGATVLVLEGSGKKGFNDFSPTGTIQFDVNQDANVYAKITRGYRTGGFNPTASTPATFAAGFKPESLMSYEAGFKSEFFDRRIRFNVAAYHSKYKDIQTNVFDPFNPRIFDIINAGSAVTQGFEADLMALLFDGMTISGSYGYTNPKYKKVVDLGGNDITSNFNFQHAPKNSFTLGADYKSPETSVGIVEANVNYAWQDKYFGVASDPKIITHAYGLLGARLGLTNVLGVEGLRVAVWGRNLTNVNYYRNHFALGDVAAAMFGEPRSMGVDISMKF